The sequence TTGATGTCCGTCTTGGTGGCCTTGGGGCTGACCCAGAAGCTGTACACGCCGCGTTCCATGCCTGCGTACGCCTTCTCGCTCACCACAGGCGCCTGGATGATGTCGTAGTGGCTCATGCCTCTTCCCCTTCCTGTTCGTCCTGGGCGGGCTCCAGCACCACGGCGTCAATCACCAGGCGGTCGTGGCGCAGCACGTCGTAGGCATTCAGGCCAGCGACGGGCAGCACGGTGGCCCAGGCGACGTTGCGCGCAGCCTGGCGAGCCTGCAGGTCGTCGGTGACGATCAGCACGCGCTCAGAGCCGTCCATGCCGTTGGAGGCGGCCCAGACCACAAAGCCCTTGGTCTTGCCGTCGAGGCCGAAGCCGTCCACGGCCACCAGCTTGCCGCCTTCCTGGCGCGCGGCCAGGGCCATGGCCAGACCCAGCTGACGAACCTTGCGGGGCAGGGTGTAGCCGTAGCTGCGGGGCTTGGGC is a genomic window of Deinococcus arcticus containing:
- the rplD gene encoding 50S ribosomal protein L4 — encoded protein: MAQINVIGQNGGRTIDLDLPEVNKGVLHDVVTWQLASRRRGTASTKTRAQVSATGKKMFSQKGTGNARHGDRSVPTFVGGGVAFGPKPRSYGYTLPRKVRQLGLAMALAARQEGGKLVAVDGFGLDGKTKGFVVWAASNGMDGSERVLIVTDDLQARQAARNVAWATVLPVAGLNAYDVLRHDRLVIDAVVLEPAQDEQEGEEA